A region from the Nocardioides exalbidus genome encodes:
- a CDS encoding PTS sugar transporter subunit IIA — MSDVLSRESIVLGGQARDRDAAITEAGNLLVASGAVPEAYVEAMHERETSVSTFMGNGLAIPHGTNEAKSLIQQTAISFVRYDEPIDWKGSPAKYVVGIAGAGDDHLVVLQALAGAFTDDAKIAALDAAQSPDDVLAVLGDVSA; from the coding sequence ATGAGCGACGTACTGAGCCGGGAGTCGATCGTGCTGGGCGGACAGGCCCGCGACCGCGACGCTGCGATCACCGAGGCGGGCAACCTGCTGGTGGCCAGCGGTGCCGTGCCGGAGGCCTACGTCGAGGCGATGCACGAGCGCGAGACCTCGGTCTCGACCTTCATGGGCAACGGCCTGGCGATCCCGCACGGCACCAACGAGGCCAAGTCGCTGATCCAGCAGACGGCCATCTCGTTCGTCCGCTACGACGAGCCCATCGACTGGAAGGGCAGCCCGGCGAAGTACGTCGTCGGGATCGCCGGCGCCGGCGACGACCACCTGGTCGTGCTGCAGGCGCTCGCGGGCGCCTTCACCGACGACGCGAAGATCGCCGCGCTCGACGCCGCGCAGAGCCCCGACGACGTGCTGGCCGTGCTGGGCGACGTCAGCGCCTGA
- a CDS encoding DeoR/GlpR family DNA-binding transcription regulator, which translates to MAHLISRRGRLSVVQLSEEFDVTTETVRRDLSTLDRMGLVRRVHGGAVPAGSLTVIESGIGERDQSNTQAKEAIATAALALLPAPDSVVVIDAGSTTSRFAAALPRDHRLTVVTHAVPVATRLAGLPQIELHLLPGKVRPATHAAVGADTVGALAELRADVAFIATNGITVGHGLTTPDSDEAASKRAMIACARRTVVLADSTKFGVETAVRFATLDSVDVLVTDSDIEAADRRALENAGIEVVIA; encoded by the coding sequence ATGGCTCACCTGATCAGCCGACGTGGCCGCCTGTCCGTCGTCCAGCTCTCCGAGGAGTTCGACGTCACCACGGAGACCGTACGCCGCGACCTCTCCACGCTCGACCGCATGGGACTCGTGCGACGCGTGCACGGCGGCGCGGTGCCGGCCGGCTCGCTCACCGTCATCGAGTCCGGGATCGGCGAGCGCGACCAGTCCAACACCCAGGCCAAGGAGGCGATCGCCACCGCGGCGCTCGCCCTGCTGCCCGCGCCCGACTCCGTCGTGGTCATCGACGCCGGGAGCACGACGTCGCGCTTCGCCGCGGCGCTGCCCCGCGACCACCGGCTCACGGTCGTCACCCACGCGGTGCCGGTCGCGACGCGACTCGCGGGGCTGCCCCAGATCGAGCTCCACCTGCTCCCGGGCAAGGTCCGCCCGGCCACCCACGCGGCCGTCGGCGCCGACACGGTGGGGGCGCTCGCCGAGCTCCGGGCCGACGTGGCGTTCATCGCCACCAACGGCATCACGGTGGGCCACGGGCTGACCACCCCCGACAGCGACGAGGCCGCGAGCAAGCGCGCGATGATCGCGTGCGCGCGCCGGACCGTGGTGCTGGCCGACTCCACCAAGTTCGGCGTCGAGACCGCGGTGCGCTTCGCGACGCTCGACAGCGTGGACGTCCTGGTCACCGACAGCGACATCGAGGCCGCGGACCGCCGCGCGCTGGAGAACGCCGGAATAGAGGTAGTGATCGCATGA
- a CDS encoding PTS mannitol transporter subunit IICB, translating into MATTTSTPAPRSGARVHVQKFGTFLSNMVLPNIGAFIAWGLITALFIQTGWITLIGDKLFGFEAGTEAGQHTYGFVSALGGWDGEHAGIVGPMITYLLPLLIGYTGGRMTYNDSIRGGVVGAIATMGAIAGASVPMFLGAMVMGPLGGWSMKKLDAMWAHKIRPGFEMLINNFSAGIWGGILAVLGFVVAGPFVEAFSKVASNVVDTLVSNNLLPLTSIFIEPAKILFLNNAINQGILTPLGTSEALDKGQSILFLLEANPGPGLGLLLAFMFFGKGAAKASAPGAILIQFVGGIHEIYFPYVLMKPKLVLAVILGGMTGVATNVAFGSGLRSPASPGSIIAVWLASPAGSIIGVTLSVIFAAAVSFIVAAFLLRIDKTDDEGDLAGATSSMESMKGKQSSVASALTGAGAAAATTTATSTATKEITNIVFACDAGMGSSAMGASVLRKKIQDSGHSEVTVVNKAISNLTDDVDLVVTHQDLTDRAREKSPSAIHVSVDNFMGSPRYDEIVAMVQENNPS; encoded by the coding sequence ATGGCGACCACCACTTCCACCCCGGCGCCCCGATCCGGCGCCCGGGTCCACGTGCAGAAGTTCGGCACGTTCCTCTCCAACATGGTCCTGCCGAACATCGGCGCGTTCATCGCGTGGGGCCTGATCACCGCACTCTTCATCCAGACGGGCTGGATCACCCTGATCGGGGACAAGCTGTTCGGCTTCGAGGCGGGCACCGAGGCAGGCCAGCACACCTACGGGTTCGTCTCCGCCCTCGGCGGCTGGGACGGTGAGCACGCGGGCATCGTCGGCCCGATGATCACCTACCTGCTGCCGCTCCTCATCGGCTACACCGGCGGCCGGATGACCTACAACGACTCCATCCGGGGCGGCGTCGTCGGCGCCATCGCGACCATGGGCGCCATCGCCGGGGCCAGCGTCCCGATGTTCCTGGGCGCGATGGTCATGGGCCCGCTCGGCGGCTGGTCGATGAAGAAGCTCGACGCCATGTGGGCCCACAAGATCCGCCCGGGCTTCGAGATGCTCATCAACAACTTCTCCGCCGGCATCTGGGGCGGCATCCTGGCCGTGCTCGGGTTCGTCGTCGCCGGCCCGTTCGTGGAGGCCTTCAGCAAGGTCGCGTCCAACGTCGTCGACACGCTGGTCTCGAACAACCTGCTCCCGCTGACCTCGATCTTCATCGAGCCGGCCAAGATCCTCTTCCTCAACAACGCCATCAACCAGGGCATCCTGACGCCGCTCGGCACCTCCGAGGCTCTCGACAAGGGTCAGTCGATCCTGTTCCTGCTCGAGGCCAACCCCGGCCCGGGCCTGGGTCTGCTGCTCGCGTTCATGTTCTTCGGCAAGGGTGCAGCCAAGGCCTCGGCCCCCGGCGCGATCCTGATCCAGTTCGTCGGCGGCATCCACGAGATCTACTTCCCCTACGTGCTGATGAAGCCCAAGCTCGTCCTCGCCGTGATCCTCGGCGGCATGACCGGCGTCGCCACCAACGTCGCCTTCGGCTCCGGACTGCGCTCGCCCGCCAGCCCGGGCTCGATCATCGCGGTGTGGCTCGCCTCCCCGGCGGGCAGCATCATCGGTGTCACCCTGTCGGTGATCTTCGCGGCAGCCGTGTCGTTCATCGTGGCCGCCTTCCTGCTGCGCATCGACAAGACCGACGACGAGGGTGACCTCGCCGGAGCGACGAGCTCGATGGAGTCCATGAAGGGCAAGCAGTCGTCGGTCGCCAGCGCGCTCACGGGTGCCGGTGCCGCCGCAGCCACGACCACGGCGACGAGCACGGCCACCAAGGAGATCACCAACATCGTCTTCGCCTGCGACGCCGGCATGGGCTCGTCGGCGATGGGTGCCTCGGTGCTGCGCAAGAAGATCCAGGACTCCGGTCACTCCGAGGTCACGGTGGTCAACAAGGCCATCTCCAACCTGACCGACGACGTCGACCTGGTGGTCACCCACCAGGACCTGACCGACCGCGCCCGGGAGAAGAGCCCGTCCGCGATCCACGTGTCGGTCGACAACTTCATGGGCAGCCCGCGCTACGACGAGATCGTGGCGATGGTCCAGGAGAACAACCCGTCCTGA
- a CDS encoding molybdopterin-dependent oxidoreductase has translation MTATTTATATGEKRIGVCNLCEAICGLEITIEGREVVGVRGNPADPLSRGHVCPKGVAIGDVYADPDRLRRPVKRVGEGAGATWQEIGWDEAFDLVADRLAATINEHGDDALGVYLGNPNAHSLGAMTHGTAMFKSFRTRNRYSATSVDQLPHQLVAHLMFGHQLFLPVPDIDRTSWFLVIGANPMASNGSLMTVPDFPQRVRDLRSRGGRMVVLDPRRTETAKVADEHHFVRPGTDAWVLLALLQVLTTELADQLPPAPAYAEGLDTVVGLVADFTPERAEAMSGLPADVVRRLARELVAADGGVVYSRIGVSAGPWGTVCQWAVNCLNVLSGNLDRPGGAMFTSPAIDAVGTGLIGRGHFDAWRSRVRGLPETAGELPVSALREEIETPGEGQVRALLTVAGNPVLSTPDGARLDGALRDLDFMAAVDIYVNETTRHADVILPPTTALERDHYDLVFHLLAVRNTARFTPAVFEKEADQRHDWQIFREITLRTTARLDRKPPLKKQLVQRARLTASPTLLVTGLLRRGGSGVTMKKLRSRPAGLDLGPLRGGQLPDRLPSRGKRVDLAPAVVVADVGRLAAIDTPGEHELLLIGRRHQRDCNSWMHNSQRLTKGRPRHQLLMNPADLASRDLSDGSRVRVTSRIGSVEVEVAASEDLMPGVVSLPHGYGHAKDGVLMARSREVPGVSINDLTDPELLDVSGNAALNGVPVAVTPA, from the coding sequence ATGACAGCCACCACGACCGCGACGGCGACGGGCGAGAAGCGGATCGGGGTCTGCAACCTCTGCGAGGCGATCTGCGGCCTCGAGATCACGATCGAGGGCCGCGAGGTCGTCGGCGTCCGCGGCAACCCGGCGGACCCGCTGTCGCGCGGCCACGTCTGCCCGAAGGGCGTCGCCATCGGTGACGTGTACGCCGACCCCGACCGGCTGCGGCGCCCCGTGAAGCGGGTCGGCGAGGGCGCCGGCGCCACGTGGCAGGAGATCGGCTGGGACGAGGCGTTCGACCTCGTCGCCGACCGCCTGGCCGCGACGATCAACGAGCACGGCGACGACGCGCTGGGGGTCTACCTCGGCAACCCCAACGCCCACAGCCTCGGCGCGATGACCCACGGCACCGCCATGTTCAAGTCCTTCCGGACGAGGAACCGCTACTCGGCGACGTCGGTCGACCAGCTCCCCCACCAGCTCGTCGCGCACCTGATGTTCGGCCACCAGCTCTTCCTGCCGGTCCCGGACATCGACCGGACCTCGTGGTTCCTCGTGATCGGGGCGAACCCGATGGCCTCCAACGGATCGCTGATGACCGTGCCCGACTTCCCGCAGCGGGTCCGCGACCTGCGCTCGCGCGGTGGCCGGATGGTCGTGCTCGACCCGCGCCGCACCGAGACCGCGAAGGTCGCCGACGAGCACCACTTCGTGCGTCCCGGCACGGACGCGTGGGTCCTGCTGGCGCTGCTGCAGGTGCTCACGACCGAGCTCGCCGACCAGCTGCCCCCGGCGCCGGCGTACGCCGAGGGGCTGGACACCGTGGTCGGGCTGGTCGCGGACTTCACCCCCGAGCGCGCCGAGGCGATGAGCGGCCTGCCGGCCGACGTCGTACGACGTCTCGCCCGCGAGCTCGTGGCGGCCGACGGTGGGGTCGTCTACAGCCGGATCGGCGTCTCGGCCGGGCCGTGGGGCACGGTCTGCCAGTGGGCGGTGAACTGCCTCAACGTCCTCAGCGGCAACCTCGACCGCCCCGGCGGGGCGATGTTCACGAGCCCGGCGATCGACGCAGTCGGGACCGGGCTGATCGGGCGCGGGCACTTCGACGCGTGGCGCTCGCGGGTGCGCGGCCTGCCGGAGACCGCCGGGGAGCTCCCGGTCTCGGCGCTGCGCGAGGAGATCGAGACGCCCGGCGAGGGCCAGGTCCGCGCCCTGCTGACCGTGGCGGGCAACCCGGTCCTCTCCACGCCCGACGGCGCCCGGCTGGACGGTGCGCTGCGCGACCTCGACTTCATGGCCGCGGTCGACATCTACGTCAACGAGACGACGCGGCACGCCGACGTGATCCTGCCGCCGACCACGGCGCTCGAGCGCGACCACTACGACCTGGTGTTCCACCTCCTGGCCGTGCGCAACACCGCCCGGTTCACGCCGGCGGTCTTCGAGAAGGAGGCGGACCAGCGCCACGACTGGCAGATCTTCCGGGAGATCACGCTGCGCACGACCGCTCGCCTCGACCGCAAGCCGCCCCTCAAGAAGCAGCTGGTGCAGCGCGCCCGGCTCACCGCCAGCCCGACGCTGCTCGTCACCGGCCTGCTGCGACGCGGTGGCAGCGGGGTCACCATGAAGAAGCTGCGCAGCCGCCCTGCGGGCCTCGACCTCGGACCGCTGCGCGGCGGACAGCTGCCGGACCGGCTGCCGTCGAGGGGGAAGCGGGTCGACCTGGCACCGGCCGTCGTGGTGGCGGACGTCGGACGGCTGGCCGCCATCGACACGCCGGGCGAGCACGAGCTGCTGCTCATCGGACGCCGGCACCAGCGGGACTGCAACTCGTGGATGCACAACTCGCAGCGGCTGACCAAGGGGCGCCCGCGCCACCAGCTGCTCATGAACCCGGCCGACCTCGCCTCCCGCGACCTCAGCGACGGGTCACGGGTGCGGGTCACCTCACGGATCGGCTCGGTCGAGGTGGAGGTCGCCGCGTCCGAGGACCTGATGCCCGGGGTGGTGTCCCTCCCCCACGGCTACGGCCACGCGAAGGACGGCGTCCTGATGGCCCGCAGCCGGGAGGTCCCGGGCGTGTCGATCAACGACCTCACCGACCCCGAGCTGCTCGACGTGTCGGGCAACGCCGCCCTCAACGGCGTACCGGTCGCGGTGACGCCGGCCTGA
- a CDS encoding zinc-binding dehydrogenase has product MTSAYDRYRAADTDVPDEAWAWNLWGAGEDNMGKDDGPELVEIPSPDADHMLVRIDSVGLCFSDVKIMRQGGSHPKLYNRDLAHDPTRLGHEVSLTVIEVGDHLKDRYHAGQRLAVQPDIYQDGKSTAYGYTIPGGLIQYHLMGAEMLETDDGACLLPLPDSFGYAEASTLEPWGCVMAAYTQRRRLEPKSGGTMWIVGRPGDERHYDFSAGLDAPATIVLTDVPAAVVALVEGTSATTVVRDGLGTDDYQALVDELTDGAGFDDIVMLDPRSAETVGAVATHIARRGTLNMVGETALDGLVSTDVGRLHYDYTAYVGGTGPDIAASYGEARNRCDLRSGGTTIFVGAGGPMGLMHLQRAIQQTDGPRRVVATEVSDERLKSLEDRLAHLAETNDCELITFNSQTSEVSLRDFVMDLTDGEGADDVVVSVPISAVMAEADTLMKSDGMLVFFAGVPNGTLAPVNLSAVYLSNAQYTGTSGLTIHDQQQVVDLATAGELSPGSIVGAVGGMRAAKDGLQALVDGAYSGKVLIFPQIHDLPLMGLDELGEKLPEVAAKLGPGGTWNGDVEKALFESQLSG; this is encoded by the coding sequence ATGACATCTGCGTACGACCGCTACCGCGCCGCCGACACCGACGTGCCCGACGAGGCCTGGGCCTGGAACCTGTGGGGAGCGGGTGAGGACAACATGGGCAAGGACGACGGGCCCGAGCTCGTCGAGATCCCCTCGCCGGACGCCGACCACATGCTGGTGCGCATCGACAGCGTGGGCCTGTGCTTCTCGGACGTGAAGATCATGCGCCAGGGCGGCAGCCACCCGAAGCTCTACAACCGCGACCTGGCCCACGACCCCACCCGGCTCGGGCACGAGGTCAGCCTCACCGTGATCGAGGTCGGCGACCACCTGAAGGACCGCTACCACGCCGGACAGCGCCTGGCCGTGCAGCCGGACATCTACCAGGACGGCAAGAGCACCGCCTACGGCTACACGATCCCCGGCGGGCTGATCCAGTACCACCTCATGGGCGCCGAGATGCTCGAGACCGACGACGGCGCCTGCCTGCTGCCGCTGCCCGACTCGTTCGGCTACGCCGAGGCCTCCACGCTGGAGCCGTGGGGCTGCGTGATGGCGGCCTACACCCAGCGTCGCCGCCTGGAGCCGAAGAGCGGCGGGACGATGTGGATCGTCGGCCGTCCCGGCGACGAGCGCCACTACGACTTCTCGGCCGGGCTGGACGCTCCGGCCACCATCGTGCTGACCGACGTGCCGGCCGCGGTCGTCGCGCTGGTCGAGGGCACCTCCGCGACAACGGTCGTCCGCGACGGCCTCGGCACCGACGACTACCAGGCGCTGGTGGACGAGCTGACCGACGGCGCCGGCTTCGACGACATCGTCATGCTCGACCCGCGCTCGGCGGAGACCGTCGGTGCGGTCGCCACGCACATCGCCCGACGCGGCACCCTCAACATGGTCGGCGAGACCGCGCTCGACGGCCTGGTGAGCACCGACGTCGGCCGGCTGCACTACGACTACACCGCCTACGTCGGCGGCACGGGTCCGGACATCGCCGCGTCCTACGGCGAGGCGCGCAACCGCTGCGACCTCCGCTCGGGCGGTACGACGATCTTCGTCGGGGCGGGTGGTCCCATGGGCCTGATGCACCTGCAGCGGGCGATCCAGCAGACGGACGGTCCGCGTCGGGTCGTCGCCACGGAGGTGAGCGACGAGCGTCTGAAGAGCCTCGAGGACCGCCTGGCACACCTGGCGGAGACCAACGACTGCGAGCTGATCACCTTCAACTCGCAGACCTCGGAGGTGTCGCTGCGCGACTTCGTCATGGACCTCACCGACGGCGAGGGCGCCGACGACGTCGTCGTCAGCGTCCCCATCTCCGCCGTGATGGCCGAGGCCGACACGCTGATGAAGTCCGACGGCATGCTGGTCTTCTTCGCCGGAGTTCCTAACGGCACCCTGGCGCCGGTGAACCTGAGTGCGGTCTACCTGAGCAACGCCCAGTACACCGGGACCTCGGGGCTGACCATCCACGACCAGCAGCAGGTGGTGGACCTCGCCACCGCCGGCGAGCTCTCCCCGGGCTCGATCGTCGGCGCTGTCGGCGGCATGCGGGCGGCCAAGGACGGGCTCCAGGCGCTGGTCGACGGTGCCTACTCCGGCAAGGTCCTGATCTTCCCCCAGATCCACGACCTCCCGCTCATGGGGCTCGACGAGCTGGGGGAGAAGCTGCCGGAGGTCGCGGCCAAGCTCGGCCCCGGCGGCACGTGGAACGGAGACGTGGAGAAGGCGCTGTTCGAGAGCCAGCTGAGCGGCTAG
- a CDS encoding 1-phosphofructokinase family hexose kinase, with translation MILTLTPNPSFDRTVALDGELERGQVHRVVSVTSQAGGKGVNISRAAVIADIPSIAVVPALKDDPFVLELLGAGIDCRPVRPAGGVRVNLTITEPDGTTTKLNSPGAEVSSDDLERMVEAVLARASTAAWTVLAGSLPAGAPAEFYADLVRRLRAVGGHVAVDTSEAPLQALVAALPDAAPDLMKPNGEELASFTGGDADELESDPAATARAARQLIDQGVGAVLATLGGNGAVLVTAEGAWHATPPPTTVVSTVGAGDSSLFGYLLGDIRGLAAPERLALAVAYGSAAAGLPGTTIPQPSQLRTELVGVTALTASSGGTA, from the coding sequence ATGATCCTGACCCTGACCCCCAACCCCAGCTTCGACCGGACCGTCGCGCTCGACGGCGAGCTCGAGCGCGGGCAGGTCCACCGGGTGGTGTCGGTGACGTCCCAGGCCGGTGGCAAGGGGGTGAACATCTCGCGCGCCGCGGTGATCGCCGACATCCCCAGCATCGCCGTCGTACCCGCCCTCAAGGACGACCCGTTCGTGCTCGAGCTGCTCGGCGCCGGCATCGACTGCCGCCCCGTGCGCCCGGCCGGTGGGGTGCGGGTCAACCTGACCATCACCGAGCCCGACGGCACGACCACCAAGCTCAACTCCCCCGGCGCCGAGGTCTCCTCCGACGACCTCGAGCGCATGGTGGAGGCGGTGCTCGCCCGCGCGTCCACCGCCGCCTGGACCGTCCTCGCCGGCTCGCTGCCGGCGGGGGCTCCCGCGGAGTTCTACGCCGACCTCGTACGCCGCCTCCGTGCCGTCGGCGGCCACGTGGCCGTCGACACGAGCGAGGCGCCGCTCCAGGCGCTCGTCGCGGCCCTGCCCGACGCCGCGCCCGACCTGATGAAGCCCAACGGCGAGGAGCTCGCCTCCTTCACCGGCGGCGACGCCGACGAGCTCGAGTCCGACCCGGCCGCGACCGCCCGAGCCGCGCGCCAGCTCATCGACCAGGGTGTCGGCGCCGTGCTGGCCACGCTCGGCGGCAACGGCGCCGTCCTCGTCACCGCGGAGGGCGCGTGGCACGCCACGCCCCCGCCCACCACTGTCGTCAGCACCGTCGGTGCCGGCGACTCCAGCCTCTTCGGCTACCTGCTCGGCGACATCAGGGGTCTTGCGGCTCCCGAGCGCCTGGCGTTGGCTGTGGCCTACGGCAGTGCCGCCGCAGGACTACCTGGCACCACCATCCCCCAGCCCTCGCAGCTCCGCACGGAGCTCGTCGGCGTCACCGCACTGACCGCTTCTTCGGGAGGCACAGCATGA
- the ptsP gene encoding phosphoenolpyruvate--protein phosphotransferase has protein sequence MTTPESPSLSGTPVVPGVAAGPVLHVRGEVSPDAIARFGEGDFADADAALSAYDDAVAAVADTFASKAANAQGAAAEVLTASAGLARDKGLRGAVSKNLQSGQGPVAAVQGAVEQFVTIFTNMGGLMAERVTDLRDIERRVVAHLVGEPEPGVPTPKEPSILVAEDLAPSDTSGLDPSLVTALVTERGGATSHTAIIARQLGIPCIVGAAGITALAAGTFVVVDGEAGTIAQGADPEEARARVEESRRLREELASWSGPASTADGMPFKLLANVADGASAETAGVEPVGGVGLFRTELCFLDRKEEPSVEEQADIYSAVLAPYADGRYVVVRTLDAGSDKPIAFATHEGEENPALGVRGLRLSFDNPGLMERQLDGIAAAAEKTGTETWVMAPMVATVAEAADFAAKVKSRGLKAGVMVEIPSAALLAHRMLEVVDFLSIGTNDLTQYAMAADRMATDLAHLTDPWQPAVLQLIAITAHAGTEAGKPVGVCGEAAADPLLATALIGMGITSLSMAARAVRPVGAQLGRVTFETCEAAAEAALGAPDPMAARAAVRELLGH, from the coding sequence ATGACCACACCCGAGAGCCCCTCCCTCAGCGGGACCCCGGTCGTTCCGGGTGTTGCCGCCGGCCCCGTCCTCCACGTGCGCGGCGAGGTCTCGCCCGACGCGATCGCCCGCTTCGGTGAAGGCGACTTCGCCGACGCCGACGCGGCCCTGTCGGCGTACGACGACGCGGTGGCCGCAGTGGCCGACACGTTCGCCTCCAAGGCGGCCAACGCGCAGGGCGCCGCGGCCGAGGTGCTGACGGCGAGCGCCGGCCTGGCGCGCGACAAGGGCCTGCGCGGCGCGGTGTCGAAGAACCTGCAGTCCGGGCAGGGCCCGGTGGCCGCGGTGCAGGGCGCCGTCGAGCAGTTCGTCACGATCTTCACCAACATGGGCGGCCTGATGGCCGAGCGGGTCACCGACCTGCGCGACATCGAGCGCCGGGTCGTCGCCCACCTCGTCGGTGAGCCAGAGCCGGGCGTCCCGACGCCCAAGGAGCCCTCGATCCTGGTCGCCGAGGACCTCGCCCCCAGCGACACCTCCGGCCTCGACCCGTCGCTGGTCACCGCCCTGGTGACCGAGCGCGGCGGCGCCACCAGCCACACCGCGATCATCGCCAGGCAGCTCGGCATCCCGTGCATCGTCGGCGCCGCCGGCATCACCGCGCTCGCGGCGGGCACGTTCGTCGTCGTCGACGGCGAGGCCGGCACGATCGCGCAGGGCGCCGACCCCGAGGAGGCCCGCGCCCGGGTCGAGGAGAGCCGTCGGCTGCGCGAGGAGCTCGCCAGCTGGAGCGGTCCTGCGTCGACCGCCGACGGCATGCCCTTCAAGCTGCTCGCCAACGTCGCCGACGGCGCCTCCGCCGAGACCGCGGGTGTCGAGCCGGTCGGCGGGGTGGGCCTGTTCCGCACCGAGCTGTGCTTCCTCGACCGCAAGGAGGAGCCGAGCGTCGAGGAGCAGGCCGACATCTACAGCGCCGTCCTCGCGCCCTACGCCGACGGCCGCTACGTGGTCGTGCGCACCCTCGACGCCGGCTCCGACAAGCCCATCGCGTTCGCGACCCACGAGGGCGAGGAGAACCCGGCCCTCGGTGTCCGCGGGCTGCGGCTCAGCTTCGACAACCCCGGCCTGATGGAGCGCCAGCTCGACGGCATCGCCGCCGCGGCCGAGAAGACCGGCACCGAGACGTGGGTGATGGCGCCGATGGTGGCGACCGTCGCCGAGGCGGCCGACTTCGCCGCGAAGGTCAAGAGCCGCGGGCTCAAGGCCGGCGTGATGGTCGAGATCCCGAGCGCCGCGCTGCTCGCGCACCGGATGCTCGAGGTCGTCGACTTCCTCTCGATCGGCACCAACGACCTCACCCAGTACGCCATGGCCGCCGACCGCATGGCGACCGACCTCGCGCACCTGACCGACCCCTGGCAGCCGGCCGTGCTGCAGCTCATCGCGATCACGGCGCACGCGGGCACCGAGGCGGGCAAGCCCGTCGGCGTCTGCGGCGAGGCCGCGGCCGACCCGCTGCTCGCGACGGCGCTGATCGGCATGGGCATCACCTCGCTCTCGATGGCTGCCCGCGCCGTGCGTCCCGTGGGTGCGCAGCTGGGGAGGGTCACGTTCGAGACCTGTGAGGCGGCCGCCGAGGCCGCACTGGGTGCGCCCGACCCGATGGCGGCGCGTGCTGCCGTGCGCGAGCTGCTGGGCCACTGA